In Rosa rugosa chromosome 4, drRosRugo1.1, whole genome shotgun sequence, the genomic stretch GGATCCTCAGTTTCAGTTCCCTATTAGACATATGGAGCAGAATGCTGATGTAGTCCACATAAAGTTGATGCGTAATAATACTTTTGTTACCGTCACAGATTCAAAGGGGAACAAGAAACTTGGGGCTTCAGCTGGATCTGTACCAGAAATGAAAGGAGGAGCAAAATTGTCTCGCTATGCTGCCGAAGCAACTGCAGAACATGTTGGACGGATGTCCAGAAATTTTGGGTTGAAATCAGTTGTGATGAGGGTGAAAGGGTTTACTtatttcaagaagaagaagcaagctATCTTGAGCTGGAAAGACGGCTTTACTAATTCCAGAGTGGGTCAAAATCCGGTTATATACATTGAAGATACCACCCGAAAGCCCCATAATGGCTGCCGACTCCGGAAGAAGCGTCGTGTCTAGAGATACTGTATGCTTTATGTTGACCAAGTGTTGCTTTTACTTGGCTAGACGCATCTTGTCATATACTGAGATGAGTAAAAACTTGGTGGTGGCTAATAAACTTTTGCTAGGAGAGCTTggcatacttttttttttttccttcacttTAATCCCAATCTGATTTTGTAGTCTACTTGAATATCACCTTAGTTTGTTTCACATATGGTTGGTTTTGTGATAATGTATGGAAATTTCTCTGATAGTATTGGTGATGAAAAATTTCTGCTTTGCTTACTGTGTTTGGAACTTCTATTATTGGCCAGTTTATCAAGTGTTAAATGCATTTTTTCCTCAATTGCTTTGGTATATAGCTAGCCAAAACTTCAGTAAGTCCACAAGTAAGCGATGTTCAGATGACTGTTGCAAAAATGGTGTATGCATGTTGGTGGGAAGTGGGAAGTGGGAAGTAGTAGTAAAGTGAGTTCTTATGCTTGTTATGGTTTGTATGTCTTCATTTGATGTGGATTCCCTGCTGAAGTTCACAAATAAGACAAGACGTTTCGTCGAAATTACCACTAAAAACGTAGGTTAAGTACTTCAGCACGTTGTATTTGGTCAATTTTTATGCTCTTTTTTACAGCCAGTCATGGAGTTAACTTGTGAATCATTCACATCCCAAATCTTTAGATTGCAAACTGTTTGATTCtttatgtcataaaaataaaaaacaactgTTTGATTCTTTTGAGGTGTCCGATTGCGATTCAGTTACTATTTGTAATAAAAATCCATAAATTGATCACGAACCATACAGGGAAGTGTTCCTAGCATTTTTTATGTGTGTAAAATATGCAACCACACACTTTTTTTCTTCTGGTCTGATGCAACCACACAGTTAGTTGAGCAACAAATATTCAGATAGACATTAAGTTGCATTTCACTTGCAATCAAAGGCCAAGTTCCAAAAGATTGATATGTAATTTCCCAAAAGAAATGAGAGTAAATTTAAAGGTTTCCACCTTTAAGTTGTTAGGGACTTGAAGAACAAAGCATAAACATTAAATTGTTAAAGTCAGTTCAGACTTTCAAAATGATCCAATGATTTATATACCAACTGCTCATTTACAGTTTAGGAGGAGAGGGGGTTCTTCCAAATGTGCAGTCGTGCAGACACTGGACCCAGCTTGGTTTTTCATGTTTAAGAATACTGGAAGAAAAAATTGCATACCAAACTGTCTTAGTGTGATTCACTAGTTGGTCAAGCCAGCACCAACTAACCATAAAttgtatttcaaaaaaaaaaaaaaaaaactttgatagagaaatttgtgattgcttaaaaaaaaaaaaattgtggttCTGATTGCTTGGGGTTTGAggccttttttttatttttaatttttttaaataacttTTATCCTAAGGCTGTCAATTCTGACACGACTCGAAATCCgcacccgcacgattaaaaagcgggtcggccgtgggtcaacctgccatgacccatttaataaatgggtcggccacaggtcaacccgccaacacgaagtgaatcCGTATAACCCAATTATGCTGTACTTCtacttgaaattttggacgttgggagtatttgatcataggattaaacaatttgaaatatttttctttataattattggatttaattatttatgaattatatataattatttatattgttTGTCTTGTGGATTTTTAgcgaatttaatcaatttatgcatttttttagttaaatgggtcacaTTATTAaccttaaatgggtcattttgtctaacactacacaacctatttattaaatgggttaagtgAGTTGGAaatgggtaacccgtttaataaataggttgggtttgagtttaaatttttgacacgattattaaatgggttggatttgggtttgtctcttgcgacacgacaaataccttgacacgacacgaacccaacctgACACGActcattgacagccctagtttATCCCATCCCACTCTTACATATGTCACTGAGAATCAAACCCATCGTTATAATGTTAAAATTATAACTACCAACAACAAGCTTGGGGTTTGAGGCCTAAAGCCCAAATTCATAAATTTTGTAATATCATTAAATTATAATattttagcaaaaaaaaaaaaattatgattgTAATCCTCAACTTTCTGTGATAGAAGAGTTGATAAGTTTGATTCTCTCATGCATAGTTAGATATAGGGAAAAATTCTGTTTAGTCCATGTACTAAGACTCTGTCagcgtttcagtccctgacattctaatttaatctgaaaagtccttGAAGtcacaatttccgtctaataggtcctcaCCGTCCAAATTCTCGTTAACTAGCTGACGTGGCATACAATTAGACACCACGTCAGCGTAATGTAAGCAAGGTGGATGGTAAAATGTCCACTATACCCCTattctttttcccttttttttttttttttttttttttttttaaatttcttggattaaatactgtttactccctatacttatagggtttcatcgtttcagtccctgaccttcgaatttcacctaaaaagtccttgaactctcaatttcctcccaattggtccctgccgtcaaaattttctgttaaagttgccgaaaatgtctattatgccctcacttactttgtttttttaaatttattttctctctctctcttttatttctttttttcatttcacctcttgaaggtctgtggattagaaccatcttgatgaggagatgaacagaaggaggcgagagagccagaagaagaagaagaggtaaaaagaaaaaaaaataaaaaaaataaaaaaagagaggaagagaaatatatatatattttttaagtaaatgagggtataatagactttttaggggaagataacggagttttttacggatgcttgacggcagggaccaattgggaggaaattgggagttcagggactttttaggagaaattcgaaggtcagagactgaaacgatgaaaccctataagtatagggagtaagcagtatttaatccaaatttctttcattctcttttcattttcttttctttacaccCAAAATCCACCACTACCAagctctccaccaccaccatcacttAAACCTCTCTGCTTCCTTTGATCCCAAAAAACTCGAATTCCACCTCCATGAAACGACCCTCTTCATTGTCCTCACTAACCTCTAAAttcaaaaatgaaattgaacCATCAAGACTATTTAAAGGTTTTCAAGTATCTCTACCTTCAAAATTTGCAGGCCTAATGAGACCTTGATTGTTCTCCTTCGAACCCATTTCGATCACCTTTAAGACCAGTCGCAACACATTAGAACCCAAAGAAAGCACCTTCaaataccaaaaacaaaaacccctaACCCCAGATTCTTCATCCGCTTGTTCCTTTACCTGAAACCCAGTTCACCTTTACTGGAATGAATCCATTTCCAAGATTAAGTGATGAACCAGTCCCACCCACTATCCACCTACAACAAAATCGCCGCCACCATCTCTCGACTTGTTCTCCAGCTTAGAACGAGGGTTTGTCGGTGGGCACCAGCTGGAGTAGCAGTAGCGATGCCGAGTTTGGATTTTCGAGGAGCGAGTTCCAGACGAGTCAACTCGTCGGGACGGTGGAGCTTTATCAGAGGCATGTGTTTCTTTGCTACAAGATTTCGTAAGTTTGGCCGCCGAGGATTGAGGCGACGGAGTTTGATTGGCTGTCGAGGCTACTCTACGCAGTGATGATGGCGAGGAGGGTTGATATGAACAAAGAGGTATGGTTTTTGTTGGGGGGTTTGGTTTGTATTGTGGTGAATTGAAGTGGGTATTGCTTGAAATGGGAGAAGCTTTGTTAACAGAGAAGACATTCAAATCTGGGGTGTTAAAAAGTGGAATTCTCTGCTTAATTTTCATTTCTGGAATCTGGGTTTTCAAATTCGGTGCTTTCAATGCttgagttttttgtttttgtttttgggtagtTAGATTTTGTTGagattttgagatttttgggATTGAATTGAAggtgaggaggaagaagaagatgaatagaCAACAGCAGGCGTCGCACTACTGGTTGTTTTACAGTCGCAGTAACTTAAAGCAGTCACCATGGCTTCAATCGACTTTGGCTGGTACACTTTCTGTTTCTTGTTCTAGACCAAAGTTTTAAGGGGTTTTAGATGTTATTGTAGAAAATGGGTTGTGACATTTGACCATCTCCTCATTGTAGAAAAGGGATTGTGAATTGATGGTGTTCCAGTGGGATTGTGATTTGTGGTTTAAAAGATGGGGTCTTttgattttgtattgatggagAAGTAATTCGTACTAAGAATTTAGAACATAGAAGAAGGGATAACAGAGTTGGATCTAGGTTATGGTGAGCAGAGGAGGAAAGGTGAAGAGCATTAAGGTTAGTGGTGGTGGTTGGGcttagggagagagagagagctcggtggTGGTTATGGTGGTAGCGGTGGTGATTCTCTTATGCTTTAGATTTGGgtgcgaagaagaagaagaatgggaaAATGCAAGAGGGTATATTGGACAATTTTCCAATGACGTGGCATGCAAGTAGCTGAGGTGGCGTGGAATGGATGGCctcgtcagcaatttaacggaacATTTGGATGGAACCCTAACAGAGTGGACTAGTAGGAAGGAAATTGTGAGGTCAGGGACTTTAtggatgaaattgaaatgttagggactgaaacgatgttgCCTCcatagtacaaggactaaacagaaTTTTCCCCTTAGATATACTTGAGGACTATATGcttggatggcaggaaatcatgatatggaatgagaattaatttcatttttcaagTAGAGATACtgtttggttgtaattagagattggaaaggaaatagaaaaataagatttaactggaaattgactccctcataaagcctgatTTGAATTACCTAGTGAGAGGTGGTATTCTAATTCCATTTCCCACcatcaaaggcaaaattacataaattatccatctaaaaaatttatattctcTCGCCAACATTCCTTATAATAAGTCAATGTCATatttgtactttaattagtaaaagggtgtttttaaaaattataattttatatttcattcttatgacttaccaaacactccGATAGGAATGTTTGGTCTTAGTGACGTACACCAcaagggtcttaggcgtcaaaagGATTAAGGAGGTGTCATACGTTAGGAGACGTAGGTTTCTTGCTTTTTTAGTTTATTGCTTTTGCTGGTAGTTTTCCttgttttggattttagtttttttggaTTTCCTTTGGTTTGGAGTTTCTCTAATCAGCTTGCATTGTAATATGATGGGTGGTTtgtacccttcatacctgaccgagtgaggtcgttaTGATTTTACATCAATGGATTCgtcttccgttgccctaaaaaaaaaaaaaaaaacactccgATAGGATTGGAAAATAAATTCCATAAATTAATTTCTAGTAATGTTCCAAACACCCACATGGAAATATCAAAACCTAATCCATTCCATATCGGtctggaaagaaaaataaatcattttcctaTTTTGACATTCTTGCCAACCAAATGGGGCCTTAGGTTgctctctagggtttctctttGCAAACCCTGGTGCTGCATGGTAGACGGCAGTGGCAATGACGTGTTTGAAGCTCGCTGATCGTGCAGGGTGGGTGAATAACCTGCTGCTAGGGTCGCTTCTACTTTGGTGTTGTGGCTTGGGGATCGGAGGTGCTCGAATCTCGAGTGGAGGTTGGCACGCAGGGATCCTTTGATCGTTTTGGGTCGCATACGGGCTCTGGGATTAAGGACTCGACGTTGGAAGAGTGCGACTTTTGTCTCTGAGGCAGTGTATTGACCCGCCGGAGGAGGTACTTGAAGGCGGCGTGTTCTGTTGATCGGCGGCGGATCTGGTTGGGCTGTCGGGTTCCTCCGACTGTAGTTGAGGTTGCCTTCCAGGTTAGACCTAAGGCAGGCTTCTTGTTCTAATGGTGGAGAGTCGTTGGCAGCTGCCGGAGCGGTGAAGGGTGGGGGCTCCTTCCCTGAAGGATCCGACCCGGCCAATTTGGGTGGTGGGGATGTAGGGTTTGGGCAGTGGGCTTTGGGCCCTTGCCTTTATGGGCTGCGGATTGTAGTCCGGTGAATTGGGTCTATATGGTCCAGTTCCCCTTTTCCCTCTCACTTAGGTTGGTTATGGTTTGGGCCTTTTGGGAGGTGGTCTATCCTGCTCATAGTTCTCCATTTGTTCTTAGCATGTTGCTGTGGCTGTGTTGTCTGTTGCGACATACACCAggagggtcttaggcgtcaagatgttcAAGACAGTGGTTCCATGTTAGGGCAGTGTAGGGTTAGGGAGTTTTTAAATTCTGTATTTTGTTTCCtgcagttcctttaggattTTAATCTTTTTTGGAGTTTCCGTTACGGATTTTAGTCGTTTACTTGAGCATCGatttgtaatatgaggggtttTCGAACCTCTCATGCTTGACCGCGTGCAGTCGTATGATTTTATATCAATGGATCagtcttccgttgccctaaaaaaaaatgGGGCCTTAGGTTATACAATGAACTGATTCAAAAAATGACTATTGTATTTTTAGTCCttgtgttttggtaaaattgtaattttggtccttataatttaaatttctgaaaaattttGGTAGTTTACATTTGTTGTCATTTTAGTTAGTTTCCCTTTTCTGACTTTTTAATTCCAACATCTACGCCACCTTTAGAATGAAAACAAAATGtcttccaaaagaaaaaagaaaattagctttcaaaaaaaaaaaaaaaattaaagaatgaAACAAAATGACTGAAGTTGCAATTTAACTAAAATATATGGACAAAAAAGGATTGTACTTTCAAAATGTCTGCAATTGCTGCAATAAATGAATATCATTCTCTATGCTGTAATAATCTTATCTGCGTTGTACTTTCAAAAATTGAGTACCTTTTTCATCTCACCTAAttcatttaaaataaaaatgatcTCTATGTCTGTAATTGACGCAGTCAGAAATAACctgggtttacaagcaataaaccctaaaaagataaatctggagtccaccagagaatttgagaaaaatctcttattttattaaatttgatatgataaactgaTGCTAGTACAAAGCAtaatggtgcttatataggcatctaAGACCTAGAATTATAatctaacaagaaatcctaaagaatccaaatttaaaaggaaactaaaaacctaaaataaaagaattctaaagcaaatgtaaaactagcctaaaaatattatatcctgaatcggataattaagacgatatattttggcctaaatctaatagggctcactaaagtgagtcttgaagatctcgtcgttcctaTTCTGGAAatgtatcatgcgtctcaaacggacattctggccaaaagttgaccaaatctgattcacaatcaaaacctgactttttgtACGAGTAACCCAAaaggtccaaaaccaaatcttcttgaatattccagcggctaataatctcattacgcgtgagttacctattttccaattactcttcttgattctacgccgcttctttGCTTTTATGGTTTTCCGACTAAACCGGGCTCATTCTCAtcctacatcattctcctccactatgaaagaactcgccctcgagttcctcttgaataaaAGGCAAGAATTGGTAGACAAGAAACCCGATAAAAAATTAGATACTTGAACCTGTGAGTCAATGGCCTGATCTTTTGCAAATTCTGATGACACAATCATGAAGCCAATACCATAGATGAGTCTGTCATATGCACTTTGGCTGTCATAGGCAACCTTAGTAGATTCTTCTTGGCTCTTAAAGTTGCATTCTTGAATGACATCTGGTTCTGAATGGTTTATTTCAGGTTCCAAGACTTCTTCATTATTAATAACAATGTCTACATaagcaatttcatctttaacctcttcttggtcttcatccatgaattcttgtggagcttcttccattagaaattcttctggtttttcttcaattaaactattaatctcaaTGGGCAAAGAAAACTCCTTGGACTTTAACTTCTTCTCGAAAACCTTAGGAGAGTAATTCTTGATTGAAAAATCTCTAGGTAGAAATTTTTCACTAAGAAGACCTTTCATCTTCCGCCATGTCCGAACACGCTTTTTTCCTTGTCTATGACGAGAATTCTGCAACTGATCCCACCAATAAGCATCATCTTTCTTCAGCTTCCGAGAAACCATCTTAACTTGCTTATTCTCCAGGACATCCATTAGATTGAAGAACCTCTCAACCTCAAGAAGCCAATCCAGGAATTCCTCCGCGCTCATGTGACCAGAAAAGTAAGGAATATCAATCTTGGTTCTGAGATCTTGGGAATCATGGTCAacatcacctccaccaccatgtAGAGCCCTAGCACGTTGTCCTTCACCGCCTCTGTTACAATTGTTGCTGTTCCTTCCTTCCAACAACCCACGAAATTCTGTCATTTGAGCGTTCATGGCAGCAATCTGAGCATTCATCTGAGCGGTAAGGGCATCCAAATGCGCTCTTGTAATTGGGGCAGTACGCTCGTCACCCATGGATAATCGAGGTAAATAAGAGAGACAGGAAAgacctgctttgataccaccTGACACAGTCGGAAGTAACctgggtttacaagcaataaaccttaaaaagataaatctggagtccaccagagaatttgagaaaaatctctcattttattaaatttgatatgataaactgaTGCTAGTACAAAGCTGCAtaatggtgcttatataggcatccaagaCCTAGAATTATAAtgtaacaagaaatcctaaagaatctaaattaaaaaggaaactaaaaacttaaaataaaaagaatcctaaaacaatataaaactagcctaaaaatattaaatccccaatcggataattaagacgatatattttggcctaaatctgatagggctcatttaagtgagtcttgaagatctcgccgttcccattctggaaaggtatcatgcatgGGTCTCAAATAGACATTCTGGACAAAAGTTGATCAAATCTGATTGTGAATCAAAACCTGTCTTTTTGCACGagtaacccgaaaagtccaaaaccaaatcttcttgaatattccagcggctaataatctcattacgcgtgagttacctattttccaatcactcttcttgattctacgccgcttctttGCTTTTATGGTTTTCCGACTAAACCgggcccattctcgtcctacatcagtaaTATATCTTCATGGGTTAATTATTTAATACATAACCATAAGTTCAATCACTTGAAGCAATTAACAGATCATAAAGACGAGCACAGGTACCGTGATTGATGCACAAACCCATGTCCGAATGGGTTGTGTTGCTGTATGAGCTTTAGTTTAGAAAGTAGTAAGCATGATGAATTGTTTAACCATGACGTAACCATAACTTGAAGTTTCGAGGAGTAATGCATACCTAACCAGAACAAAAAATATTGTACTTTCTAAATGTCTGCAATTTCTGCAGTAAATGAATATCTTTATCTGTTCTGTACTTTCAAAAATTGATTATTTTCTTCATCTCACCTAATtcatttgaaatgaaaatcatcTTTGCGTACTGTAATAATCGTCTACTTCTCCTTTTACTTTGTTATCTTCTCCCTCAAAAGCTAACCCAGGCCTCTGAAATGGACTCAGATTCTAGGAGGAGGAGAAACCAAGGAGAAGAGCAATCAGTAACTTGGCTGGAAAGTCTCTCATATGAAATCATCGTCGACATACTTTCCAGGCTTCCTCTTTCCTCTGCGGTGCAATTCGGGTATGTATGCCGCTCATGGCGTGTACTAGCACGTAGTCACCTTGATACTTTGCATAGGCAGCGTAGCTCTAACATAGTTGCAAGCCTAGGCCTCATCCTGCACTGTGATCATCCCATTAAAAATGAGCTTTACTTTGTCGATTACCCTTCTAACCATGATGGCAAGAAGATAGCAcaaaagaaaattaacaaacCTTTCTGTGCTTTAATGCCTAAGTTTGATGTGGTAggctcatttgatggtttgctcTTCTTA encodes the following:
- the LOC133743826 gene encoding small ribosomal subunit protein uS11m encodes the protein MFSSLSRLVPRVTRCHSHLTALRSFSFSRIPPPPGSADSFPQQGVNASENVATGTGLDHVTGFPGRNSRSMDFVRGVIDQDGRANRADPQFQFPIRHMEQNADVVHIKLMRNNTFVTVTDSKGNKKLGASAGSVPEMKGGAKLSRYAAEATAEHVGRMSRNFGLKSVVMRVKGFTYFKKKKQAILSWKDGFTNSRVGQNPVIYIEDTTRKPHNGCRLRKKRRV